A part of Aegilops tauschii subsp. strangulata cultivar AL8/78 chromosome 2, Aet v6.0, whole genome shotgun sequence genomic DNA contains:
- the LOC141041155 gene encoding septin and tuftelin-interacting protein 1 homolog 1-like, which translates to MVLTKTYCLANTAGVLVARLIGPVLQRWQPLWDPAMWLDVFVVLRNTLDDGSAMSPYVELVEDTVVPAVQALEWKTTDSERVRRFLAQWKDTLPPSAVQRILVEVVMPELTAEVESWDPWDAWQANCCHLLLRQWMPLAGPLLESLCVTVRRKLERALREWDDAGHALLSKSNLNLVAPWKALFGRASWEEFVDGIGVVWHLEQRLRSLRITPPKQNDDAFLEVIMKWAPLVRAEDMARLLEAEFFGRWRHALRHWLLATKPATREAVEWCNGWGRAFTPELREDERVHARLEAGIDMVNSAAQGLEI; encoded by the exons ATGGTGCTGACAAAG ACGTACTGCCTCGCGAACACGGCGGGCGTGCTCGTGGCGCGGCTCATTGGCCCGGTGCTCCAAAGGTGGCAGCCTCTTTGGGACCCGGCCATGTGGTTGGACGTGTTCGTCGTCCTAAGGAACACACTGGACGACGGGTCGGCCATGTCGCCGTACGTGGAGCTCGTCGAAGACACGGTGGTTCCGGCTGTCCAGGCCTTGGAGTGGAAGACCACGGACTCCGAGCGGGTGCGCCGCTTCCTGGCGCAGTGGAAGGACACACTGCCTCCTTCCGCCGTGCAGCGcatcctcgtagaggtcgtcatGCCGGAGCTGACCGCCGAAGTGGAGTCATGGGACCCGTGGGATGCCTGGCAGGCCAACTGCTGTCACCTCCTGCTTCGCCAGTGGATGCCGCTCGCCGGTCCACTGCTGGAGAGCCTATGCGTCACCGTGAGACGCAAGCTTGAGAGGGCGCTGCGGGAATGGGACGACGCCGGCCACGCCTTGCTCTCCAAGTCCAACCTTAACCTGGTGGCGCCCTGGAAGGCCCTGTTCGGCCGGGCGAGCTGGGAGGAGTTCGTCGACGGGATCGGCGTCGTGTGGCACCTGGAACAGCGCCTGCGGAGCCTCCGGATCACGCCGCCGAAGCAGAATGACGACGCGTTCTTGGAGGTGATCATGAAGTGGGCGCCGCTCGTGCGGGCGGAGGACATGGCGCGGCTCCTGGAGGCCGAGTTCTTCGGCAGGTGGCGGCACGCGCTCCGTCACTGGCTGCTGGCCACGAAACCCGCCACCAGAGAGGCCGTCGAGTGGTGCAACGGGTGGGGGCGCGCCTTCACGCCGGAGCTGCGCGAGGATGAGCGCGTGCATGCCCGCCTCGAGGCTGGCATAGACATGGTCAACAGTGCGGCGCAGGGGCTGGAGATTTAG